The window CGCCTGCTGCGCCTGCCGCCCGCGGTGCAGCGTCGCGTCGCGGCCGGGGTGCTCAGCGCCGGCCACGCGCGTGCGCTCCTCGGCGTCGAGGACGAGGCCGCCGCGGAGCGGCTCGCGCAGCGGATCGTCAGCGAGGGCCTCTCGGTCCGGGCGGTGGAGGAGATCGTCGCGACGGGCGGGGCGCGGCCCACCGCCGCGCGCGCGCCGCGCGCGGGTCGTCACATGCCGCTGCTCGACGACGTCGCGTCGCGCCTGTCCGACCGGCTCGACACGCGGGTCAAGGTGGCCCTCGGCCGCACCCGCGGCCGGCTGACCGTCGAGTTCGCCACGGTCGAGGACCTCGACCGCATCCTGTCGGTCCTCGACCCGGGCGGACCCGGCGTCCGCGGCGGCGCGCACCCGCAGGCGGCCGACGACCTCTGACCGTCGCGCGCGATCGGGGTCAGCGGGAGGTGCGCTGCGCAGCGGCGACGAGCCGGGAGTACACGGCGCCCGCGCCACCGTCGGCCTCGAGGGCGAGGGGTACGAGGCTCGTCCCCGTCATCCCGGGCGCGGTGTTGACCTCGAGGAACCACGGCACCCCGGCGGCGTCGACGATCCAGTCGCTGCGACTGAGGTGGCCGAGCCCGAGCGCGACGTGCACGCCCACGGCCTGCTCGAGGAGCCGAGCCGTGACCTCGTCGTCAAGGCGGGCAGGACAGTGGAAGAGCGTGGCCCCCGCGGTGTAGCGGGAGCCGTAGTCGTACGCCCCGGACTCCGGTTCGATCTCCACGGCGGGAGCCGCGACGGGTCCCGTTCCGTCGTCGACGACCGTGACGGCGACCTCGGTCCCGGACACCATCGCCTCGACGCGGCACTCGGGGTCGTAGCCGAGCGCGCTCACCATCGCGTGCGGGAGGTCCTCCGACCGCTCGACCACGACGACGCCCATGCTCGACCCGCCGTGCACGGGCTTGACGACGGCCGGCAACCCGACGCTCGCACCCACGAGCGGCAGCAGCTGCGCGGCGCCGAGGTCGCGGACGAGCGAGTGGGGCACGGTGACGCCGTCCGGGACCGGCACGCCGGCCCGGGCGACGACCGTCGCGGCGGTGGACTTGTCCCAGGCCAGCCGGCAGGCCGCGGAGGACGAGCCGACGAACGGCACTCTCGCCAGCTCGAGGACCTGGGCGAGCGTGCCGTCCTCACCGCCGGCACCGTGGAGCACGGGCCACACGACGTCGGCGTGCCCGCGGCCCACGACCTCGAGGACGTCCGCGCCGACGTCGGCGACCTCCGCGTGGAGGCCGGCCTCGAGGAGGGCGTGGACGACCCCGCGACCGGAGCGCAGCGACACCTCGCGCTCGGCCGACAGCCCGCCGGCGAGCACGAGCACAGAGGCGCTCACGCCGTGTCCGTCGCAGGCCGGTCGACGTCGCCGGTGGGGACGGCGACGGGGACGGGTCCGGTGCCCCGGAACGTGCGGCGCAGCTCGCGCTCGCCCGCCACCACGCCCGCGAGCCGGCGCACCCCCTCGGCGATGCGCTCGGGGGGCGGGAAGCAGAAGGACAGGCGCATGTGGGCGCCGCCGCCCCCGTCGGCGTGGAACGCGGTCCCGGGGACGTAGGCGACGCGGGCGGCGACGGCCCGCGGGAGCATCGCCGTGGTGTCGAGATCGTCCGGCATGGCGACCCACGTGAAGAAGCCGCCGTCGGGACGGGTGAGGACGGCGTCCGGCAGGTGCTGCTCGAGGGCGCCGACGAGTGCGTCCCGGCGTTCCCGGTAGACCGAGCGCAGCACCTTGACGTGCGC of the Aquipuribacter nitratireducens genome contains:
- a CDS encoding D-alanine--D-alanine ligase; the encoded protein is MSASVLVLAGGLSAEREVSLRSGRGVVHALLEAGLHAEVADVGADVLEVVGRGHADVVWPVLHGAGGEDGTLAQVLELARVPFVGSSSAACRLAWDKSTAATVVARAGVPVPDGVTVPHSLVRDLGAAQLLPLVGASVGLPAVVKPVHGGSSMGVVVVERSEDLPHAMVSALGYDPECRVEAMVSGTEVAVTVVDDGTGPVAAPAVEIEPESGAYDYGSRYTAGATLFHCPARLDDEVTARLLEQAVGVHVALGLGHLSRSDWIVDAAGVPWFLEVNTAPGMTGTSLVPLALEADGGAGAVYSRLVAAAQRTSR